In Anticarsia gemmatalis isolate Benzon Research Colony breed Stoneville strain chromosome 5, ilAntGemm2 primary, whole genome shotgun sequence, the following are encoded in one genomic region:
- the LOC142973370 gene encoding multiple inositol polyphosphate phosphatase 1-like has translation MGLYDLCRYSWNGIADKQCPWCAFFTSEDLKILEYITDQFHYYRNGYGNKYSKLLGEIILADLFQRFEAAKDGKGKKIIVYFSHATAMDMMFVALDLFKDERPPTGAYRDPNRKWKTAKISTFGANLLAVLNRCKGTDDVQDYHVAFYLNEEPLLELCSQGVCSWQEFEDKFKPFTNTTLDFCEQ, from the exons ATGGGACTTTACGACCTTTGTCGGTACTCTTGGAACGGAATCGCTGATAAGCAGTGTCCATGGTGTGCATTCTTCACAAGTGAAGATTTGAAAATACTCGAATACATTACTGATCAATTTCATTACTACAGGAATGGATAtggaaataaatatagtaaattgttAGGCGAAATCATATTGGCAGATTTATTTCAACGTTTTGAAGCCGCTAAGGATGGGAAGGGGAAGAAAATCATTGTATACTTCAGTCATGCTACAGCGATGGATATGATGTTCGTCGCGCTCGACTTATTCAAAGATGAACGCCCTCCTACAGGAGCATATCGAGATCCAAACAGAAAATGGAAAACTGCAAAAATATCTACATTTGGTGCAAATCTGTTAGCCGTACTAAATAG atgTAAAGGTACGGATGACGTTCAAGATTATCACGTAgcattttatttgaacgaagagccGCTGTTAGAATTGTGCAGTCAAGGAGTCTGCTCATGGCAAGAGTTCGAAGATAAATTTAAACCGTTTACTAATACAACTTTAGACTTCTGtgaacaataa